The genomic window ggaagtgggggtgggggggatggagTGAGGAGGGAGGCTAGGGCAGCTgcctggggtggggaggggggcctGGAGATGATGGAGAagctctgggggtggggaggtacCAGTTcatcatcttctattccccctcccccaagccccCTGGATTCCTAGCCAGGCCTGGGTCTCTTCTGCTCTGGCTGAAGGGGATTGTGGGGAAGAGCTGACTGTGAGCCCCCTCGCCCCCAAAGGGCAGCCCTGCCCTGCGCACTTTTCCATGTGTATGCACAGATGTGGGTCTGGGTCTACCCATTCCCTGGCCTTCCCCcatcacacacagacacacagacctGTCCGCTCCTCTCCCCAATCACCCACAAAACTGTGTGTCTCAGAaaactccctcctccttcccccaggcTCTGCCCTGGTCTGTGGAGGCTGGGGCAGGGTCGGCAGTCCCCCCTCTTCTCCGAGCATGCATCCACTTGGAATTACTCTGTTCTTTTTAATAACTTCAGAATAAAGTCTTGTTTCAGTGCTGTGCCCTGGGCCAGTGGCCAGGGGCTGGGAGCGGCGGTTGTGGGGAGCAGGCAGGCTTCAGGCACAGGGCTGGGGCACTGGCAGTGCCTGCTTGGGTCTTTCCAAGAGTGGGGGGCGCAGATCTGACCAGGAGAGGTGGCACCGTCCCAGGATTCTCTTGCCCCAGGACCTTGGGCCGTCCATCTCTCAGAGCAGTGTTGGCTCCAGGCTGGTGCAGCTGAGTAGATCTCGGCCCTCGGCGAGGCTCGTGCTTTCTGTGACCTGTGAAGGAGCCCACGAGGAGGTTCCCAGGACTGGTCCCTGAGTATCCCATCCACCCCATGGGCATACACACAGGCACGGGGGCAGAGCTAGACAGAGGTGAGCTGGGCTTGGGCTGGGCTGAGGGCACCATTCCTAATCCTCCCTGAAGGAGGAGCCTGGTCTGGAAATGGGCCACAAAATTCTGGAAGGGAAAGGCATCTGCTCCAAATTCCTGCCCAGTGCAGAAATGCCCTTGAAGAAATCCAGAGTGATTGGAGAGCCCACTCCCTTCTCAGGCAGCCTACTTCACATTAGACAGCCTCAAAAGAAGAGCCCAAAGTCCCTCCCCAGGAACTCTGTCCACCCTCCACTCATGGACCAAGCAGAAGAAGGCTAAGCTTGGCCCCccatgacagcccttcagattGGGGGGAGCCAGCATTCTCCAGGGAAGACAAGTCCATTTCACAGATCTGGAAGAAACTTCAGAGATCACACAGTCTTCCCTTATTTGGGCCATTTCTAGCCTCCATTCCCATCCTGGTTAGCCTCCTTTGGACATGTACCAGTGTGCCCAATGGATTTCAAGGGCCAAAGAAAAAGTCAGGAGGTGGATGCTCTCTAATGGGTGACCCACACTGTGTGGTACCTTGGAAAGAGCCCAGTGTCCCTACCTCTCATCCTTCCTCCCTGGTGAGCTCAGATAGGTCACATCTATGAAAGAGGAGGCTAGACTAGGTAACTTCTGGGAGCCTTGTTGCCTCTTCTAGGGCTCACCTTCTCTGTCACACTCCAAACTTTAATTTACggtaggaccttgggcaagtcactccccaTGTTTggagtttgttttccttttctgaagaGGAAAGGCTTCTGGTTTCTGAGGTTCCTCCCAGTATTGAGAAATTCTCTGAACACTCCTCTGctgatttctttcctctctctggcccAGGAGAGCCAGCCACCTCCCAAGAGAAAAGGCTGGTCCCCTGAATTAGCTCCTAGCAGTGGAGCTCTTGCCTGGGGCCAGCCTGCTTCCTTTTCCTAGGCTAGCCCTCTGGGCCTGGGGTCTAGTCTATGGAGGAGCTGGGTAATTGACCAAAGTGCCCCACTAGCTAAGCCCTGGGTTCTCTCACCTTTGTTCAGCACCGGGGACAAGAACTGATTAGGAAATAAGCAGGAAGCAATCTGCTGTCAGCCAGGAGGGGTGACTACAGCGGGACCGCAGGCACAGCGTGAAGGGGGACAGCCTGGGCGCACACTCCTGGGCAGCTCCTGGACAGAAGCCAAGGGGTCCTGACTGCCAGCCCCAGTGCCGAGGGGGGCGCGCGAGTTTGAGGAGGGCTGCGGGGAGAGTCCTTACCAACTTGTGACTCCTCTTCCCCCACCAGGGCCTCAGTTCCAGCAGCTGGTGAGTGAGCTGGGCTGCACGGACAGCGAAGGCACTGGCAGCCACACAAAGGGTCAAGGAGATGGCCCAGAGACACAGGGTGGAGCTCTGTGGGGAGAGCACGGGAGGGATCACAGAGCTcatcattttacggatgaggggGGAGTCCCTGGGCTCCCCTAGGGCCATGGGGCTTTCTCATGGTCCACCCAGAGTGAGCTCAGAGCCAGGGAGTGTTGAGGCTGTCCCAGCTGGGAGGCTCCCCACCACAGTTCCCCTCTCTAAGTGCTTCTGAGGTTCAAGGGGAAATCTTGGGGGGCTGGGACTCGGGGTCACTCCCAAACAAGGCTAAGATGGCAGTTATAGAACACTCACATTTCTAGGTCTAAGGGGCAATTGGGCATGTCCGAGAGGTCTCACTTGGGGGAGGGTCACATGCGGTAGACGCAGGACCCAAGAGAAAATGGGGGGAGATCCAAACTGAACAGTCATTTACACAGGAAGGCCCAGGGTCTCCAGGACAGTCACATCCCAAGGAGGACCAGCACTGGGAGTCACTTACATAGATGCGGGTCGGGTCAAAGGGACAGTCTGGTGTCAGAGAGAGGGGCTCCGAGTTACTGAAGGAACAGGTGGCAAGCAGTGACCGGCCCTGGTTGGCGAAGGTGATGGCAATAGAGGCCAAGAGGCCGAGGGAGCAGACCAGGGAGAAGAGGGCACTGGTCACACTGGCAGCAAACACCGTCCACCGCTAGGGGAGAATGGAGGGGAAAGGTCTCTCTTGGGGAGGGGGCACTGGCTGGAGAACAGCCCCTTCCCCAACACATGGAACTCTCAGATTGACACAACTTTCCTCCCTCTGACTGTGACCAGTATTCAGGGACTCAGGgcagggcagagagagagagagagagagagagagggagggagagagagagacagagagagagagagagagagagagagagagagagagagagagagagagagagggagggagggggagaagagtgTGTTCGTTCGAGCATGGATCAGAATTGTTTATGTAACATAATAGAACTGTCAGCTAAGGACAGTTGGGCAGAAATCACCAAATCCAACATCCTTCTTTTATATAGGAGGAAACTGGGGCACACATGGGGaagggacttgttcaaggtcacacagtcagtggcAGAAgccttttttctcctgactccccAGATAGTGCTTTTTGCTTTGTCCTTTAGGGGAGCCCAATTCTTCTCACTGGTGCAGTCCCCAAACCTCCTATAGTTGCCCCTATCCCAAAAGGGTAGCCCAAGCCCATCCCCTGCCCATCTTGCCCACATTCCCTTCTTGCACCACTACTCTAACCCAGCCTTGATTTCCAAGGGCTACTATACcagggaggtgagggagaggtATCTGGACAGCACAATGACTGTGATCCCACAGGTGATGATCTAGAGACAGAAAAGGCACAAAGTGAGGGAGGGCCTAGGTCTCCCCACAGCCACTGATGGAGTGAGAGGCATCAGTCACTCCTGTACCCATCACTTTCCCTGGGGCACCCTCTCAGCCACTGGGGTCCAAAGCAATGTAAGacctaaaaaaaattaacaatattaaCTGGCATTTTTACagtgccttaaggtttgcaaagtacttcacaTATGGTAATTCAGTTGACCATCATGACCTTGTGATGTAGATGCtatcatatccccattttataggcgAGGAAACAGGCTGAGAGAGGTCAAGTGATCTGTCAAGAATCATACAgctaagtaaatgtctgaggccaggtttgaactcaggggTTCTTAAATGAGTCCAGAACCAGGCCATCGAGATACCACTTCCTGGCCCTACATAATCTGGCTTCATCTGCCTGAGCACCATTCTCTCCTAGCAAAGACCCTCCAACTCTCAATAGGCCCTTTCCCCAATCAATTGATAAACATCTATTAGgtgctactatgtgccaggcttcaTGCTAACTGCTAGGGATCCAAAAAGGGCAAAAGACCACCCTGGTCCTGAGAGAGGAGGTGACAGTCCAAAGAGGGAGCCCTTTCCTCCAAGGCTTAATGCAactctcccctctgcccattCCAATTGTACCCACTCTGCAAGGCTCAGTTCCGAGGCCACCTTGTTTAGAAGGAAGCCTCCCCTCCTCTGAACTCTTGAAGCAGCCACTACCTAAGTCTCATGGTTTACTCTTGAGGTTCCCAACATTCCAGACTCTCGAGCCAGAGGAGGTTTTTTAGCTTCTCCAAAGCCCCTCAATTTAGAGTGGAGGAAAGTAAAACCCAGAGAGGGAAGTCCCTCATCCCAAGCTGCACAGCCAGGGATACAGAGCAAAACGCCAGGAAAGGACAGAGCCAAGAACAGAAGCCAGGCTCGTAAGAGCCATTTGATTAGATCACTTGCCTCTCCTCCAGCCTTCATGGAGAGAAGCCACTTGCTGTATTGGGGTCATGtttaattttgactttctttttctttcatgggcATAAAGATGAGTTGCTGTTTAATTGTTTATAAAGcagcttcatttgtaaaaggagcaatcagagatttagagatggaggggaccttagagatcacggAGTCTAACCtacttactttacagatgaggaaattgagactcagagagattaaatgacttgctcagggtcacacagccagttaaaAGTCTGatgtggagggggcagctaggtggctcagtggattgagagtcagatggGGGGGTTCTAGGTTAGAGTcggaccttagacacttcccagctgtgtgaccctgggcaagtcccttcacccccactgcctaatccttactgcttttctgccttggaaccaatacacagtattgattccaagacggaaggttattaaaaaacaaaacaaaacaacaatttcTTGgcctccaggttaagaacccctggtttAAGGTATCTTCTAACTTGGTTTCTTTGAAGGCATCTTCATGTAACATTTTTAGGTTTACTTAACCTtgctaagactcagtttcctcctctgtaaaatgggaggggagGGTGGGACTAGATACTCACCAGATTTAGCGCTAAGCTCTCCCTCCTAATGCTTCCGGCCCTCCGAGCCTTCGGCCAGGGACCACCTCCCTCCCATCAGGTTGAGGcctttccccccacctccccctctctctgGAAGGGGAGCTGCCCGGCAGGTACCAGAATGGCTGAGGTGACGGCGAGGATGTTGGAGACGGCATACTGCAGCGAGACGGCATCCTGGGGGTCGGTGACGTAGCGCAGGGCCGTGCCGTGCAGCAAGGCGCCCGCGATGAAGCTGATGTGCCCAAGGACCAGAAGGACCAGGCCCGTCTTCATCAGCAGCTTCTTGTAGTCATGGCAGCTCAGGCCACCTGGAGGAGGGGAAGCCCATGGATGAGCGGCCCCAGCCCAGGCCTCAGCTCCCCTGCCACCTCTGCGCAAGAGCCTAACTAGGTGACTTTTTTTAACCCACAGTGCCATCTTAGAATTGAATACGAagtaaacatataatatatagttatgatataattatatagcatgtatatataattatgtcaataatataatatatacttatatattacttctatattatatatatatacttttatgttatattatataattatatatcacttccaaggcagaagagcaggaagggctaggccatgagggtgaagtgacttgtccagggtcacccggccacatttgaacccaggacctcccatctctaggtcgaATTCTATCTacggagccacccagccgcccccTGGTTGGTTTGTTCATCCGTGGAGCTGTCTCGAGCATCCTCTTGCCCTGAGAATGGCTCAGGCCCTTGCAGTCATGCATGTGGCTCTAGGAGAACCCTTCCTGCAGGCCGGGAcatcccattgtacagatgaggaagctgaggcctggagggggggggagggcatTCTGCTAGAAAAGTCCAGAGGAACCCTTTGACCTTCCCTCCAGGCTCCCAGGAGAGGCCCCTCTTCCCCAGGGCCACCTTCAAGTGTTCACTTGGCCCTGGAGGGGGCCgcaggaggagggagaaatgggCCCCAGAGAGGGTGGGATGGGGAAAGGAGTGAGCGCTGGAGGGAAGCTCCGAGAGGGCCCAGTTTAACCTATCCCCAGTGAAGCTAAAAGGAGGGAGGCTGGGAGGCAAGAAGGGGGTTTCCTGAAGCCTCTCTGGCAGGCCAAGGCTGGGCAGTGGGAGACACGAGGGCTGAGGAGAGATCCGGGATGCCTCCTCTAGGGGGCTTCCCTGACTGGGCACTGCTTTggcctggggggggggctggagaTCCAGGTTCTcattctctctgagcctcagtttccccaccagTAAAATGGGGGGGGGCTCAGACTGGGTAGAGCAGAGACGTAGAGACCCCCCATCCGACCCCTTGCTCTTTACAGCTCTCTGAGGTCTTCTGCGACTCGGGAGAGGCGAGTCTCTCCTCAGGCCCAGGACGccagcctctccctccctcctcctcctggctGGCGGGCAAGAACTCACCGAGTCGCAGACACATTGTGGTTCAAGGCACAAGGGGGGTCCTGAGCTCCTTACAGAGGCGCCTCTTCCTGGGGGCCTCCCGGGGCCCCCCCGCCCATCTTGGTAGCCCCAGAAGCCCGGGGTGCCGGCCCCCTCTTCCCGCCTCGGTGAGCGGAGGCTCTGGCCcggcctcccttccttcctctcccttcccctcggCCCGCCCCTCGccggcccagcccagcccagcagCTCCTGTGCACCTCCAGTTCCTGTTGGACCTGCTCATCTGGCACAAAGGGCAGGACCCCACCCCCGTCCCCAGGAAGGGATGATTCACGGCTCTGAGccctcccacccaccctctcTCCCCACTAGGCGGGAGGCCACCTTGCCTCAGCTTTGTGCGGGGCTCCAGGCCGGAAAACatgggagacagagaggggggctGGGATTCCCTCGGGGATGGCCAGAATGAGCCACCCCAGGATTTATGGGCAGGGCCTTGGGGTGCTTTCGAGGCTTGTTCAATCCACTGCAAAGGGGGTTGGGCGGGGTTCACATTCTGGCCCTGATTAGTATTGGTTTAACACTGGACGAGCCACTTaccatgactcagtttcctccattgtaaatGAGGGGGGCTTGGTCTAAAGGGGCTCTAAAGAACTGGTTCCAAGAGTCTACAACCACTGTGCCTGGAGGTTGAGTCCTGGTCGTCtccttctgccttagtttcctcctttgtaaaatgtaaatttaCAGCTTGTCATTTTAGCTCTAGGGGGGAGGCAGGGCAAAGGGGATCACCCCCATTTTGTAGAAAAGGAGACTGAGGTTCAGATACATTAAACAGCTTATTTGGGGGTCAGTGTCCATGCAGAGATCTGAACCCCAAGTCCAACACTGTCTGCATTTCCTGGAGCGCCTTCTTTGGTGGACGGAAGGCGCATCCGGCACCCAGAGAGCCCTATAAGGGGCCTGGATGGGACGGCTGTTAGTGgagtgggaggaagaggaggcttTTCAGGAGCTCCCAGCTGACTTCTGGGAACCAGATTCTCAGAGGAAATGCTAATGAAATGTGGTTGGGTCCTCTGGGAACCCTGAAGCAGAGGGGAGTCCAGTGGGCCCCGCAGCCAGGAGGGAGCAGACCCAAGCCTAGTGTGGGGACTGTTACTGGGGTTCAGTCCCGGATGTCTCTTTgtggcctcatttggggttttcttggtcaagacactggagtggcccctccagagaaagaactgttgggagtagaaatgcagacgAACTCGGATggtttgtcacttgtttatttgggtcaatgttttagggtttgggtttttagaAGACGattcactcacaaaaatgaacaatacggAAACATGAGAAAAAGAGATACTGGAGGGGcttgccatttcattttacaaatgaggaaactgaggcaaacaggatcacccagctatgaagtgtctgaggccagatatgaactctggaagatgactcttcctggctccaagcccagtgctctattcagcCACCCCTCCTCCCTCAGCAGTACTGGGTGGTCTAGACTGTAACTGCTGTAGGATTCCAGATAAAGGCAATGGATGGCAGGAACTTCTGTGGACGGGACCaatcagggaaggctttctgGAAGAGGCAGAATAAAAACTAGACCTTAAggatggaggaagacaacatggtTTAGGGACCAGAAGAGCTCCAGGGTCACCCccacccagtggaatttcttttgtgtgtgtccTGTATTTATTTCCTGGAATGTAATCTACTTCAGGACAGGACTGAGTTCCCTTTTCTCTGCATTCTCCACACTGCCTGGTGGGcaatgcctgaaacatagtaggcatttcataaatatttttccgTTGAAAAGGGCAGAATGCGGAGGTCTGAGGCGGGCTTGGGACAATGGGGGAGGTGGGATGAGTGGGAAAGCAGGGTGGGAACTTTAAGGGAGGGACTGGGAGTGGCGCTCGCCCACAGATGTGCTCTGGCTGGTTTGGGGGAGCTCTTGAAACACACCTTGAAATGTGGAGGCCTTCTGGGTCTCCCCTTGGGGTCCAACTTGGCTGGCCCCACCGGCCCGGTCCAAGAATGCTGCTGGTCATAAAGCACCTTCATCACCACTCTATGAGGGATCCAGGGCaaatatcatccccattttacagatgaggaaataacttgcccaaggccacgaTGACTCCGTATCAGATCCCAAACTCATAGGGACACGGGGCTGGCATTTggcatcctttatttttttcatttttggctcttttttgctttttcaagTGCACGTGGAAAGAGCTTTTAAACGATTGTTTTCTGACCTTCTGCAAtccaaatgctctccctccttcccttttctagcCTCCCCACTCCCCGGGCAGGAAACAATCTCATCTAGATGAGTCGTCATGCAGTGCAGATGGCTGTCTTTCTCACCTTCGACCTCCTCTATAAAGAAAACTTTAGGAGGAAAGGGCGACCCTAACACTACCCCACTGCGCCCAGGTCCTCCTCCTTTCCAGGCCAGAGCTTTCAGGTGCCTCCAAATCCATGCCCAGGATGCCTCAGAGGCTAGTAGACAGCACCAAGACAGAGGCCCGTCCTCAGCAGCCGATGGCAACAACAAAATAAGGGCTGTCGCTTCTCCAGCCCTTGCAAGTTGGCCAAGGCCTTGATGCAAAAGGACCTCCTCGAGGCGGCCCCAGGGACCTCCCCAGCGGCAGCACCAACCGAACTTGGGGGCCTCGGACCCCAATCCCCCCAGCCGCGTGCCCTCTCCAGCCCCCCGGCTCCTGAGGGCTCTGAGAGGGCTCCCCCCGTTTCTTACAAAAGGACCTATGAACTGAATGTGTGCCAGCACCCACGTGTGCCTTGGGAGGAGCCGGGGAAGGCCAGGCAGCCAGTCAGGGACGATTTGCTGGGAAAAAGGGATTTCTCGGGATTTCTCTCCAGCTATTCTACGATGATAAGCCCACATTTCCTCAGCTTTTAAAGTCCAGGCACCCAGTATTATCCTTCCCCTTGGAGGGAGGACACTTCGGTGGGCCCTCATAGCTTACTAACTGCTAACAGTTGAACCCggtcctctgactcccaaaccAGGCTTCCTCCCGCTGCCACACTGGCTCTCTCCTCAAGGGACCTCTCTTTGCAGATGGCGAAGGTATGCTCGGTGAGGGCAGAGAGAGCTGGGGCTGGAATCCGGGCCTCTGGATGCCCAGGCCCTGGCTCTGATGAAATCCAAAAGCCATGGAGTGAGCATCTCCCTGGCCACCGTCCCCCACACCTCTCTCTGCCCTCTTCCGCTCTCCCGGCTCCCTTTGAGCCAGGTACGTGGCTGGCCACTGCAAGGTATATTTCACTGATGTTGACATAGATAAGCAGGATATATAAAGTAGGAGATAAAGGCGGGGAGGGGGTATGGAAAGGACACTAGGCCCAAGAACTCCAGGAATCcttgaggaggaagggaaggttcCAGGGAGGAGCTCatgaaattcaacaaatatttattaaacggttttcactggctgttcctcATGTGTCtgtaattc from Monodelphis domestica isolate mMonDom1 chromosome 4, mMonDom1.pri, whole genome shotgun sequence includes these protein-coding regions:
- the TMEM54 gene encoding transmembrane protein 54 isoform X1: MCLRLGGLSCHDYKKLLMKTGLVLLVLGHISFIAGALLHGTALRYVTDPQDAVSLQYAVSNILAVTSAILIITCGITVIVLSRYLSLTSLRWTVFAASVTSALFSLVCSLGLLASIAITFANQGRSLLATCSFSNSEPLSLTPDCPFDPTRIYSSTLCLWAISLTLCVAASAFAVRAAQLTHQLLELRPWWGKRSHKLVTESTSLAEGRDLLSCTSLEPTLL
- the TMEM54 gene encoding transmembrane protein 54 isoform X2 yields the protein MCLRLGGLSCHDYKKLLMKTGLVLLVLGHISFIAGALLHGTALRYVTDPQDAVSLQYAVSNILAVTSAILRWTVFAASVTSALFSLVCSLGLLASIAITFANQGRSLLATCSFSNSEPLSLTPDCPFDPTRIYSSTLCLWAISLTLCVAASAFAVRAAQLTHQLLELRPWWGKRSHKLVTESTSLAEGRDLLSCTSLEPTLL